Genomic DNA from Desulfonema ishimotonii:
GCAGGCCCCAGAAGCTCAGCGACGATTTCGGCCAGCACCGCCTTGAGGGGGCGGATATACTGGTCGATGACGTGGTTCAGGGCCGGTGTCGGGTCTGTCAGTTCCTTGAACATGAGGCGGCCTCTGTTTTCAAATTGCATCCACCCCTTTTCACCGCTGATTCGGAGGAAGAAGGCCCTGACAAAGGCGTGCAGCCGTTTCTCCGGCGGATCGTCCGGGGCCGTTCCCATATCCGGCGGGTAGGCCCTGAACCCCGACGCGAAAAGGTGTTCGATCACCGCCTGGTAAAGGCCCTTCTTGTCCCTGAAATGGTAGTTCACTGCGGCGACGTTGGCATCGGCCTTTTCACAGATCTGCCGTATGGTTGATGCCTTGTATCCCTTTTGCCCGAAGATATCGGCTGCGGCCTCCAGGATACGTTCTCCGGTGTTCAAATCTGTCATAATTGCAAATCCTCCTTGATTCAAACATTTGTTTTAATCTTTTGAATAAAACAAATGTTTGAAAGTGTCAAGCGGATTCGCTTTGCTTTTTTTTGCATAATTATATATTTTAAAATCAGATTATTATGGCCGTACTTCGGTGGGAGGCTTCTCCGTTTAAGCCGGAAGCATTGCTGTGAAACGGTTGAAAGCGTTCCTCTTTTTCACGCTCCGCACCCCGTCAGCATGTTCGGGCTTTGTCTCTGACGTGATGCGGAATGCTGCCAGGATAAACGCTTGCGGATTTTCAGGCAGGGCATCATCGGGAAAGAGGGATGCCGTTAATGGAAAGAATGAGGGAGGGATTGATCGGAGAACCACAATCCCCCCGGTGTCCGGACGCACTGCCGCCTTTGCGGAAAGCCGGGTCTGGAAATTTTCCGAATCAGCGACCTCTGCCGTAACGGAATACGCTCTGTTCAGGGCCGCCACCTTTTACGCATCTCCCGGAACTGTTCCATCTGCTCGGCTGTCAGAATGTGTTCAAGCTGTGCATCGGTTTCAGCCTCCAGCCTGCGGCGTTCCGTGCGGAATGCCCTGTGGTCCGGCGGTTCCTGTTCCCAGTGCTTTTCGAAGAGGTCATGCTGACGCTCAAACAGTTTTTTGAGCGGATGGCGGATGGCTTCAAATTGTTCGTCCGTGAGCTTCAGCCGTCTCTTCAGGCGGCGTGTGATGCGTTCCGGTGAAAAATCGCGGTGCGGACCGAATCGTTTCGGCGGTTTAAGCCATTTTTTGCGGATATTTTTTTGAATCTCATCCATCTTCTTCTGCTGTTCCGGTGTCAGTTCCGCCTTGATCAGGCTGAGATGGCGTTCCACAATTTTTTCCAGGTCCGGCCCGTGTTTTTGTTTGAATGCGAAGAGTTCTTCCCGGAGCTGATCGGCAATCCGGCTGACCTTTTTCCGCTGCTCCGGGGTCAGGTCAAGCTCCCTTTCGAGCTTTTTCGTGAACTTGGGAAAGAGGAGTTCGTGCGGGCCTTTCATGAATTGCCGGAACTGATGCCGGAAGTAAATGTGGCCGCCCACAGCGCCGATAAATATCCCGGTGCAGAATATCAGAAGGATACCTGCGATGATTTTTGCTTTGCTCATTTTCGTTTACAATACCCCGAAAGATTGTGCCAGACTGAAGCCCAGCGGGTCTCCGATCAGAAGCTGGGCCAGTTCGTATTCGGTCTGGAAGCCGTTCTGAAAGGCGTAGGCCGACAGGAGAACCGCGAAAACGCAGGCCGTTGCGGCAAATCTCCACACAAAGCGGCTGAAGAGTTCAAAGTGCATGTCCGTCGCCGTGGCCTCAGGGATGCGTACCTGACGCATGACTTCGGATTGCCAGCCGTCGCCCATCCCGGCCT
This window encodes:
- a CDS encoding CerR family C-terminal domain-containing protein, with amino-acid sequence MTDLNTGERILEAAADIFGQKGYKASTIRQICEKADANVAAVNYHFRDKKGLYQAVIEHLFASGFRAYPPDMGTAPDDPPEKRLHAFVRAFFLRISGEKGWMQFENRGRLMFKELTDPTPALNHVIDQYIRPLKAVLAEIVAELLGPAATPDNVTRCVLSVVGQCGHYAIARPVIERIARGYESGPKTIDRIARHVTAFSLGGIQRIRQESEPKEENRYP